The following proteins are co-located in the Castanea sativa cultivar Marrone di Chiusa Pesio chromosome 8, ASM4071231v1 genome:
- the LOC142607058 gene encoding uncharacterized protein LOC142607058 — MSMSTSRSLYRTFSTTRFSQTLRTFSTTTPKPSHHNHHQQNHKFLESHSYVGSWWNSDRPRDPKVAERRLAMLRRDYAKQVKQVRKEYIREVELMRLEQQRKDEARREALRLANEEKKKLKAEAAKLRAHERELAEKEFRQTLLKERAEKLENWRMKETKREEKKKEKKELLHRKSSLWIDESELEKKILEAIVDTTPL, encoded by the exons ATGTCAATGTCCACTTCTCGGTCCTTGTACCGTACCTTCTCTACCACCCGGTTCTCCCAAACCCTTCGCACCTTCTCTACCACCACCCCCAAGCCGTCAcatcacaaccaccaccaacaaaacCACAAGTTCCTAGAGTCCCATTCCTATGTCGGTAGCTGGTGGAACTCCGATCGGCCACGGGACCCCAAGGTCGCCGAGCGCAGGCTCGCCATGCTCCGCCGCGACTACGCCAAACAAGTCAAGCAGGTCCGCAAGGAGTACATCCGCGAGGTCGAGCTCATGCGCCTCGAGCAGCAGCGCAAAGACGAGGCCAGGAGAGAGGCACTTCGATTAGCcaatgaggaaaagaaaaagctCAAAGCCGAGGCCGCTAAGCTCCGAGCTCATGAGCGCGAGCTCGCCGAGAAAGAATTCCGCCAAACCCTA TTGAAGGAAAGAGCTGAGAAGCTTGAAAATTGGAGgatgaaagaaacaaagagggaagagaagaagaaagagaagaaagagcTGCTGCACCGGAAGAGTTCCTTGTGGATTGATGAATCTGAATTGGAAAAGAAGATACTTGAGGCTATTGTTGATACTACACCCCTCTGA